Proteins from one Oscillatoria nigro-viridis PCC 7112 genomic window:
- a CDS encoding Uma2 family endonuclease codes for MISVAPIAPPLLIGEKRVLLRNITWQGYQQLLQILGDNRAATLIFDRGTLEITMPLEEHEFSARLIEKLIWILVVELGLKIKTMGSTTLDRSDLNRGAEPDNAYYIQNQPLVAGRTVDLATDPPPDLVVEVDITHTDIDKPALYASMGVPEFWRYNGREWRIYKLENDEYLEVSVSPTFPIVPKEKLYEFLAAAQLDEVEAEVNFRNWVRDMAKSN; via the coding sequence GAAAAGCGAGTATTGTTGAGAAATATTACTTGGCAGGGTTATCAACAACTGCTACAGATTTTAGGCGATAACCGAGCGGCTACATTGATATTCGATCGAGGGACTTTAGAAATTACCATGCCTTTAGAAGAACACGAATTTTCAGCACGCTTAATCGAAAAACTGATTTGGATTTTGGTGGTAGAACTAGGTTTGAAGATTAAAACGATGGGTTCGACAACCCTGGATCGATCGGACTTAAATCGCGGCGCAGAACCAGATAATGCCTATTATATCCAAAATCAGCCCCTCGTCGCCGGTCGTACAGTAGATTTAGCCACAGATCCGCCACCCGATTTAGTCGTAGAAGTAGATATCACCCATACCGATATTGATAAGCCAGCTCTCTATGCCAGTATGGGAGTACCCGAGTTTTGGCGGTACAATGGTAGAGAATGGCGAATTTATAAGCTAGAGAACGATGAGTATTTGGAAGTATCGGTCAGCCCCACTTTTCCGATCGTTCCCAAGGAAAAGCTCTACGAATTCTTGGCAGCAGCGCAGCTAGATGAAGTAGAAGCGGAGGTTAATTTCCGCAACTGGGTGAGAGATATGGCGAAATCTAACTAG
- a CDS encoding SDR family oxidoreductase gives MSNLNGKVIIITGASSGIGEATAKLLAKNGARVVLGARRTDRLEAIAKDIGTEGGTVEYQALDVTQRSQIEDLVQFAQSKFDRVDVLINNAGIMPLSALEQLKVEEWDRMIDVNIKGVLYGIAAALPVMKAQKSGQIINLSSIGGHAVSPTAAVYCATKFAVRAISEGLRQEVGGDIRVTVISPGVTESELAESITDETARSGMQEFRKIAIPAAAIARSILFAIEQPDDVDVSEIIVRPTASPY, from the coding sequence ATGTCAAACTTAAATGGAAAGGTCATTATCATCACTGGAGCGAGTAGCGGAATTGGTGAAGCCACTGCTAAATTGCTTGCTAAAAACGGCGCGCGAGTGGTTTTAGGCGCACGTCGCACCGATCGCCTAGAAGCGATCGCCAAGGACATTGGCACCGAGGGTGGAACAGTCGAATACCAGGCTCTAGATGTGACGCAACGCAGTCAAATCGAGGATCTCGTTCAATTTGCCCAAAGTAAGTTCGATCGCGTAGATGTCCTGATTAACAATGCTGGCATCATGCCCCTATCCGCACTCGAACAACTGAAAGTTGAAGAATGGGATCGCATGATTGATGTCAATATCAAAGGTGTTTTGTACGGCATCGCGGCGGCACTTCCGGTCATGAAAGCACAAAAATCTGGTCAGATTATTAATCTTTCCTCGATCGGCGGACACGCGGTTTCTCCTACTGCTGCTGTTTACTGTGCTACTAAATTCGCCGTTAGAGCCATCTCAGAAGGCTTGAGACAAGAAGTTGGGGGCGACATTCGGGTGACGGTGATTTCTCCTGGAGTAACGGAGTCTGAGTTAGCCGAGAGCATCACTGATGAAACTGCAAGATCGGGAATGCAAGAATTTCGCAAAATAGCTATTCCTGCTGCTGCGATCGCGCGATCGATTCTATTTGCGATCGAACAACCTGACGATGTTGATGTTAGCGAAATTATCGTCAGACCAACAGCAAGCCCTTACTAA
- a CDS encoding carboxymuconolactone decarboxylase family protein, with the protein MNKQFLTFTVAGLIFMVSPTRSPETVLQPSETMTRQDRGEKVLNSLSGGKGLPPHFVQLQKDFPELADMTLKYSLGDIWAREVLDNKTRQLISLAGFAAQGTMPQFKVHAQYALNYGATPEELMEVIYITTVTSGFPRALIAAGTLKELFQENNIKFPVTSQK; encoded by the coding sequence ATGAACAAGCAATTTTTAACTTTCACCGTAGCGGGATTAATATTTATGGTTTCACCTACCCGATCGCCAGAAACAGTTCTACAACCTTCTGAAACAATGACACGCCAAGATCGGGGCGAAAAAGTTCTGAATAGTTTGTCAGGTGGAAAAGGTTTGCCGCCGCATTTTGTTCAGCTTCAAAAAGATTTCCCAGAACTTGCCGACATGACGCTCAAATATTCCCTAGGCGATATCTGGGCTCGTGAGGTGCTAGATAATAAAACCCGCCAGCTTATATCACTTGCAGGGTTTGCGGCACAAGGCACAATGCCGCAATTCAAAGTTCACGCTCAATATGCCTTGAATTACGGTGCTACCCCGGAAGAGCTGATGGAAGTTATTTATATCACCACAGTGACTTCCGGTTTCCCCCGCGCCTTGATTGCGGCAGGAACTCTCAAAGAGTTGTTTCAGGAAAATAACATCAAATTCCCAGTAACATCACAAAAATAG
- a CDS encoding SDR family NAD(P)-dependent oxidoreductase: MTEEKTKIALVTGASRGLGKNTALSLAKKGVDAIVTDRNSDEEAKSVVCAIEAIGAKAVALQYVSLIKISLA; encoded by the coding sequence ATGACCGAAGAGAAGACAAAAATCGCATTGGTAACAGGGGCGAGCAGAGGGCTTGGCAAAAATACCGCGTTGAGTCTGGCCAAGAAAGGGGTCGATGCGATCGTGACCGATCGCAACAGCGATGAAGAAGCCAAAAGTGTTGTATGTGCGATCGAAGCGATCGGGGCTAAAGCTGTTGCACTGCAATATGTTTCTTTAATTAAAATCAGCCTCGCTTGA